TTTTGTATCAATAACATTATAAAGGTGAACGCCAGCTTTTTTAATAGATTTTCAATTTAAAAAAAAATCTATAAAAAAAGACAGATGACCTAATCGAAATTTTGCAGTTCTTGATAGGCCATCTGATTGGCTTTAAGGATTAACTTATATTTTAAAGCAAAGTGATTAAGTAAGGTTTTAATTTTAAGAAATTCAAGCTTGCAATAAGCGATAAGAGATGAAAAAATATGATTTCTTTGAGAGCGAGCAATTTTGGTGGGTGACTTCTCAAGGCTAGCATTTTGCTTTATTGATTTGTGATATTGGTGAGTCGACCTGTGGAACTTCCCCACAGGCCTCTCTTAGAACGGTACAGAAACCTCTCAATTCATACCGCTCCCAATTAAGCAAACGCTCCTATCATCCCTCTTTTCCAATGTACAAATAGTCCTGGGTTTCTCATAACTATTTTTTCCATAAAGGTGATTGCTCTTGTTTTGTGACCTGCAAGTCTCTTGTATTTGCGCATAGCCCATGTGATTAATGACTTATTAAAATGGCGACAGATTTGATATAAAGCTGCTGGCCGATATCTCCCGTAATATTCTAACCATCCTCGGATGATTGGATTATACATTCTGGCTATATCTTTAAGCTCCAAACCTGTCTGATTTCTTATATTCCATTGCCTTATGGTTGCTTGCATAGATTTCAACGCTGTTTTACTTACGGCTGGTGTAAAACTTACAAACATGCTATTGCGTTTGCTATTTTTGACCACTCTTGGCCGAAAGGTATATCCTAGGAAGTCAAATTTGATTTCCTTGTATTTTCCTTTACGATCTACATCTTTGCAGTAGACAATCTTTGTTTTATCTGGGTGTAGTGTTAAGCTACATTTTTCCATTCGCTTTTCAAGCATATGTAGAATCTGCTTTGCTTCTTGTTCCGTTTTACAATGTACTAGTGCATCATCGGCGTATCTACACCATGGTATGTCAGGATGATCCCTTGTCATCCATGCGTCAAATACATAATGAAGAAATAGATTCGCAAGCACGGGGCTGATTACTCCCCCTTGAGGTGTACCCTTTGTTCTTTGGACAAGGGTTCCATTTTCTAGTTGGAGTGGTGCTTTCAGCCATCTTTCGATATATAAAATAACCCATTTGTTATCTGTATGTTTTCTTACCGCTTTCATTAGAAGGCTATGGTCTATATTATCAAATAGACCTTTGATATCAAATTCCAGCACCCAATCGTATTTCCAACATCTTTGTCTAGTGATCCCTACAGCATCTAAAGCTGATCTATTCGGCCTATATCCATAGGAATTTTGATGAAAATGGGGCTCTACTGTGGGTTCAAACATCAGCTTTACAATCATTTGAGCTATTCTATCACTTACTGTAGGTATTCCCAAGATTCTTTCTCCACCACTTTTCTTTGGTATTGCCACCGCTTTTACAGGCGGTGGAAAATAGCTTCCCGAGGACATCCTATTCCAGATTTTATAAAGATTGCTTTTAAGGTTTCGATCAAAACCCTCTAGCGTTTGCTGATCTATGCCAGCTGCTCCTGCGTTTGCTTTTACAAGTTTATAGGCCTCCATAACAAGTGTTTTAGAAATAATAAAAGGTTTTGTTTCACTCACGATTTCCTCCTAGAAATCTAGTTGAATAATGAATG
This sequence is a window from Neochlamydia sp. AcF84. Protein-coding genes within it:
- the ltrA gene encoding group II intron reverse transcriptase/maturase, producing MSETKPFIISKTLVMEAYKLVKANAGAAGIDQQTLEGFDRNLKSNLYKIWNRMSSGSYFPPPVKAVAIPKKSGGERILGIPTVSDRIAQMIVKLMFEPTVEPHFHQNSYGYRPNRSALDAVGITRQRCWKYDWVLEFDIKGLFDNIDHSLLMKAVRKHTDNKWVILYIERWLKAPLQLENGTLVQRTKGTPQGGVISPVLANLFLHYVFDAWMTRDHPDIPWCRYADDALVHCKTEQEAKQILHMLEKRMEKCSLTLHPDKTKIVYCKDVDRKGKYKEIKFDFLGYTFRPRVVKNSKRNSMFVSFTPAVSKTALKSMQATIRQWNIRNQTGLELKDIARMYNPIIRGWLEYYGRYRPAALYQICRHFNKSLITWAMRKYKRLAGHKTRAITFMEKIVMRNPGLFVHWKRGMIGAFA